The Oscillospiraceae bacterium genome contains a region encoding:
- a CDS encoding serine O-acetyltransferase: protein MSLLSDARSIQHKDPAASSLAEVLLLYPGFHILLFHRAAHFFYCRGHRFLARMISQWGRGLTGIEIHPGARIGSGLFIDHGMGVVIGETAQIGDNCTIYHQVTLGGTGKNTGKRHPTVGSNVLIGAGCKILGPVTIGDNVRLGAGSVVLKSIPSNSTAIGMPAQVVRRYGMPVRPSDDLDQQDFPDPPQRQLEQILGRLQRLEAGAGRDAAS, encoded by the coding sequence ATGAGCTTATTGAGCGATGCACGCAGCATCCAACACAAGGACCCCGCAGCCTCAAGCCTGGCGGAAGTTCTGCTGCTCTACCCGGGCTTTCACATCCTGCTCTTTCACCGGGCGGCCCACTTTTTCTACTGCCGGGGCCACCGGTTCCTGGCGCGTATGATCAGCCAATGGGGCCGGGGCCTCACCGGCATCGAAATCCATCCCGGCGCCCGCATCGGCAGCGGCCTGTTCATCGACCACGGCATGGGCGTCGTGATTGGCGAAACGGCGCAGATCGGCGACAACTGCACCATCTACCACCAGGTAACGCTGGGCGGCACGGGCAAAAACACGGGCAAACGCCACCCCACAGTGGGCAGCAATGTGCTGATCGGCGCAGGGTGCAAAATTTTGGGGCCGGTCACCATTGGCGACAACGTGCGCCTGGGCGCAGGCAGCGTGGTGCTGAAATCCATTCCCAGCAATTCCACCGCCATCGGCATGCCGGCGCAGGTGGTGCGGCGGTACGGCATGCCCGTGCGCCCCAGCGACGATCTGGACCAGCAGGATTTCCCCGACCCTCCGCAGCGGCAGCTTGAACAGATCCTTGGCCGCCTGCAGCGCCTGGAAGCGGGCGCCGGCCGGGATGCGGCTTCCTGA
- the cysK gene encoding cysteine synthase yields the protein MSRIYTSADQLVGRTPLLELTHLEQLYGLEARLLAKLEYLNPTGSVKDRAAKAMLDDAEARGVLKPGMAIIEPTSGNTGIGLAMVAAARGYRAIIVMPDTMSGERRRLMKAYGAELVLTEGAKGMKGAIERAGELAGQIPGSFIPGQFENPANPAAHRAATGPEIWQDTDGVVDVFVAGVGTGGTISGVGQYLKQQNPAVRIVAVEPAASPVLSGGKAGSHGIQGIGAGFVPAALDRTVCDEVLPVADEDAFALARQMGCREGVLVGISSGAALWAAVQLARRPEGKGRTIVALLPDTGDRYLSTGLFPE from the coding sequence ATGAGCAGGATCTATACATCCGCCGACCAGCTGGTGGGCCGCACGCCCCTGCTGGAGCTGACCCATTTGGAACAGCTTTACGGCCTGGAAGCCCGGCTGCTGGCCAAGCTGGAATATCTGAACCCCACCGGCTCGGTGAAGGACCGGGCGGCCAAAGCCATGCTGGACGACGCCGAGGCCCGGGGCGTGCTGAAGCCAGGTATGGCCATCATTGAGCCCACGTCCGGAAACACGGGCATTGGGCTGGCCATGGTGGCCGCCGCCCGGGGCTACCGCGCCATCATTGTAATGCCGGACACCATGTCCGGTGAGCGCCGCAGGCTGATGAAGGCCTACGGCGCCGAATTGGTGCTGACCGAGGGAGCCAAGGGGATGAAGGGCGCCATTGAAAGGGCGGGGGAGCTGGCCGGCCAGATACCGGGCAGCTTTATTCCCGGCCAGTTTGAGAACCCGGCCAACCCGGCGGCTCACAGGGCCGCCACCGGCCCGGAGATCTGGCAGGATACCGACGGCGTGGTGGACGTTTTTGTTGCCGGTGTGGGCACAGGCGGGACCATCAGCGGCGTGGGGCAGTACCTGAAGCAGCAGAACCCCGCGGTGCGGATCGTGGCGGTGGAGCCGGCGGCCTCGCCGGTGCTCTCGGGTGGGAAAGCGGGGAGCCACGGCATTCAGGGCATCGGCGCCGGGTTTGTGCCCGCGGCGCTGGACCGCACGGTCTGCGATGAGGTGCTGCCGGTGGCCGACGAGGACGCCTTTGCCCTGGCCCGGCAGATGGGCTGCCGGGAAGGCGTGCTGGTGGGAATTTCTTCCGGCGCGGCGCTGTGGGCCGCCGTCCAGCTTGCCCGGCGGCCGGAAGGCAAGGGCAGGACCATCGTTGCGCTGCTGCCCGACACCGGCGACCGGTATCTTTCCACCGGTCTGTTCCCGGAATGA
- a CDS encoding translocation-enhancing protein TepA, which translates to MNQEPNEGWSENPTDAQVEQEKLEQEYMMDTGSVIRTKGKHAIHCLTVVGLIEGHTSAGQTQKVTKYEHVIPQLVAIEEDPDIEALLVILNTVGGDVEAGLALAELISGITKPSATLVLGGGHSIGIPLAVSGKRSFIVPTATMTVHPVRHSGMVLGVPQTMRYFEQMQERITGFVERHSAISEERFVELMMHTGELVMDVGTVLTGEQAVKEGLIDQMGSLGEALQYLYQQIESRG; encoded by the coding sequence ATGAACCAGGAACCGAACGAGGGCTGGAGCGAGAACCCCACCGACGCCCAGGTGGAACAGGAAAAGCTGGAGCAGGAATATATGATGGACACGGGCTCGGTGATCCGCACCAAGGGCAAGCACGCCATCCACTGCCTGACCGTGGTGGGCCTGATCGAGGGGCATACCTCGGCCGGGCAGACCCAAAAAGTGACCAAATATGAACACGTGATCCCGCAGCTGGTGGCCATTGAGGAGGACCCGGATATTGAGGCGCTTTTGGTGATTCTGAACACGGTGGGGGGCGATGTGGAGGCCGGCCTTGCCCTGGCGGAGCTGATCAGCGGCATCACAAAGCCCAGCGCAACCCTGGTGCTGGGGGGCGGGCACTCCATCGGCATCCCGCTGGCGGTGAGCGGCAAACGAAGCTTTATTGTGCCCACCGCCACCATGACGGTGCACCCGGTGCGCCATTCCGGCATGGTGCTGGGGGTACCCCAGACCATGCGCTATTTTGAACAGATGCAGGAGCGCATTACCGGCTTTGTGGAGCGGCACTCGGCCATCAGCGAGGAGCGCTTTGTGGAGCTGATGATGCACACCGGGGAACTGGTGATGGACGTGGGCACGGTACTGACCGGGGAGCAGGCTGTGAAAGAGGGCCTGATCGACCAGATGGGCTCGCTGGGCGAGGCGCTGCAATACCTTTACCAACAGATCGAAAGCCGGGGCTAG
- a CDS encoding UPF0313 protein has product MRQGAEFLPVTRQEMLARGWEQLDFVLVTGDAYVDHPSFGPAIIGRVLEAEGYKVGVISQPDFTTCESFKALGRPRFGFFIGGGNVDSMVAHYSVAKVRRAVDEYTPGGVAGKRPDRSATVYTRLAKQAYPDLPVILGGLEASLRRFAHYDYWLDTVLPSIAEDSGADLISFGMSEHQTAEIARRLAAGERAESIRDVAGTCYMTDFSCLPAKYVECAGFAKVSADKTAYARACRIQMDEQDPVTGQIVVQKQKTGYLVQNPPAKPLTRRELDAVAALPFTRRYHPSYEALGGVPAIEEVEFSIIHNRGCYGGCNFCAITLHQGRRVTSRSVDSVVQEGELLTKQPGFKGYIHDVGGPTANFRLPSCGRQMTKGICQGGKKCLAPSPCPHLIVDHKEYLAMLRRLRALPGVKKVFIRSGIRYDYLIWDKDETFFRELVEHHVSGQLKVAPEHCAPNTLKYMGKPPVEVFNKFSKRFYELTKQAGKKQYLVPYLMSSHPGSTLKDAVILAEYLYRHNIRPEQVQDFYPTPGTVSTCMFYTGLDPYTLEPVFVEKTAEGKALQRALLQYYEPRNTEKVVKALHMTHREDLIPLLAPGYKPRAAAGPGRGQRASEQAGKVRPAVQGRFAPKAKTNKGTGKWQNEKGGGTPKRRR; this is encoded by the coding sequence ATGCGGCAGGGCGCTGAGTTTTTGCCCGTTACGCGGCAGGAGATGCTGGCCCGCGGCTGGGAGCAGCTGGACTTTGTGCTGGTTACCGGCGACGCCTATGTGGATCATCCCAGCTTCGGCCCGGCCATCATCGGCCGTGTGCTGGAGGCAGAGGGGTATAAAGTGGGGGTGATCAGCCAGCCCGATTTTACCACCTGCGAGAGCTTTAAAGCGCTGGGCAGGCCCCGCTTCGGCTTTTTTATTGGCGGCGGCAACGTGGACAGCATGGTGGCCCACTACTCGGTGGCAAAGGTGCGCCGCGCAGTGGATGAATATACCCCGGGCGGCGTGGCCGGCAAACGGCCGGACCGCAGCGCCACCGTGTATACCCGGCTGGCAAAACAGGCATACCCGGATCTGCCGGTGATCCTGGGCGGGCTGGAAGCTTCGCTGCGGCGGTTCGCCCATTACGACTATTGGCTGGACACGGTGCTGCCCAGCATTGCCGAGGATTCGGGCGCGGACCTGATCAGCTTTGGAATGAGCGAGCACCAGACTGCCGAGATTGCCCGCCGCCTTGCCGCGGGGGAAAGGGCGGAGAGCATCCGGGACGTGGCGGGCACCTGCTATATGACCGATTTTTCCTGCCTGCCCGCAAAGTATGTGGAGTGCGCGGGCTTTGCCAAAGTGAGCGCCGATAAAACAGCCTACGCCAGGGCCTGCCGCATCCAGATGGATGAGCAGGACCCGGTGACCGGCCAGATTGTGGTGCAAAAGCAGAAAACAGGGTATCTTGTGCAGAACCCGCCCGCAAAACCCCTGACCCGCAGGGAGCTGGACGCGGTGGCGGCCCTGCCCTTTACCCGCCGTTACCACCCCAGCTACGAGGCCCTGGGCGGGGTGCCCGCCATTGAGGAGGTGGAGTTTTCCATCATCCACAACCGGGGCTGCTATGGGGGCTGCAATTTTTGCGCCATCACCCTGCACCAGGGGCGGCGCGTGACCAGCCGCAGTGTGGACAGCGTGGTGCAGGAGGGCGAGCTGCTCACAAAACAGCCGGGCTTTAAGGGCTACATCCACGATGTGGGCGGCCCCACGGCCAATTTTCGGCTGCCCAGCTGCGGGCGGCAGATGACCAAGGGCATATGCCAGGGCGGTAAAAAGTGCCTTGCCCCCAGCCCCTGCCCCCACCTGATTGTGGACCACAAGGAATACCTGGCCATGCTGCGCCGCCTGCGGGCGCTGCCCGGGGTGAAAAAAGTGTTCATCCGCAGCGGCATCCGCTACGATTACCTGATCTGGGATAAGGACGAGACCTTTTTCAGGGAACTGGTGGAGCATCATGTTTCGGGGCAGCTGAAGGTGGCCCCCGAACACTGCGCGCCCAATACCCTGAAATACATGGGTAAGCCGCCGGTGGAGGTGTTCAACAAATTTTCCAAGCGCTTTTACGAGCTCACAAAACAGGCGGGCAAAAAACAGTATCTGGTGCCCTACCTGATGAGCAGCCACCCCGGCAGCACCCTGAAGGACGCGGTCATTTTGGCGGAATACCTGTACCGGCACAACATCCGGCCCGAGCAGGTGCAGGATTTTTACCCCACGCCGGGCACCGTGTCCACCTGCATGTTTTATACCGGTCTCGACCCTTATACCCTGGAACCGGTATTTGTGGAAAAAACGGCCGAGGGCAAGGCGCTGCAGCGGGCGCTGCTGCAATATTATGAGCCGAGAAACACCGAAAAGGTGGTCAAAGCCCTGCACATGACCCACAGGGAAGACCTGATCCCGCTGCTTGCGCCGGGGTATAAACCCAGGGCCGCGGCCGGGCCGGGCAGGGGCCAGCGCGCTTCGGAACAGGCCGGAAAGGTGCGCCCTGCGGTGCAGGGGCGCTTTGCCCCCAAAGCAAAAACCAATAAAGGAACAGGAAAATGGCAAAACGAAAAAGGCGGCGGCACACCAAAGCGCAGGCGCTGA
- the pyk gene encoding pyruvate kinase: MRKTKIVCTLGPSTDREEVLRDMILSGMNVARFNFSHGNYDEHRRRLDALKKIRTELGVPVAALLDTKGPEIRLKQFAGGKAHLKTGQTFTLTTREVEGSAEVCSITYKDLPGDLAVGSTVLLADGLISMTVTSLSDTDIQCRVDNGGPISNNKGVNVPGVRLSMPYMSQRDKDDILFGIEQGFDFVAASFTRSAQDIQEIRRLLNAGDSKMRIIAKIENREGVDNIDEILAAADAVMIARGDMGVEIDFTEIPMIQKNIIFHSFSSGKPVITATQMLESMMENPRPTRAEITDVANAIYDGTSAIMLSGETAAGKYPVEAVRTMAAIAERTENDSSYFGHLRKAPADTRMSIAAATAHAAATTAADIKADAVVTVSKSGETARLLSKVRPATPIIACVMEEAVQRHLALSWGVTPLMMPYAHDTDELIDLSVKAAEEAGLVQSGDLVVVTAGVPVGVSGTTNMIKVHLVGDSLLTGVGVGGQNAKGRVCVCRNNDEVNTKFQRGDVLVVPYTNNRMLDAMKEASAIIVEESGLNSHAAIVGLALGKAVIVGAAGATRIMKDGTMVSVDCERGIVQSMAQ; this comes from the coding sequence ATGCGTAAAACAAAAATCGTTTGCACCCTTGGTCCTTCCACCGACCGGGAAGAAGTGCTGCGCGATATGATTCTGAGCGGCATGAACGTGGCCCGCTTCAACTTTTCCCATGGCAACTACGACGAACACCGCCGCCGGCTGGACGCCCTGAAAAAAATCCGCACTGAGCTGGGCGTGCCGGTGGCCGCTTTGCTGGATACCAAGGGCCCCGAGATCCGCTTAAAGCAGTTTGCCGGCGGCAAAGCACATCTCAAAACAGGCCAGACCTTCACCCTCACCACCCGCGAGGTGGAGGGCAGCGCCGAAGTGTGCTCCATCACCTACAAGGACCTGCCGGGCGACCTTGCCGTGGGCAGCACTGTTCTGCTGGCCGACGGCCTGATCAGCATGACCGTGACCTCTCTTTCCGACACAGACATCCAGTGCCGGGTGGACAACGGCGGCCCCATCAGCAACAACAAGGGCGTAAACGTGCCGGGCGTGCGCCTTTCGATGCCCTACATGAGCCAGCGCGATAAAGACGACATCCTGTTCGGCATCGAGCAGGGGTTCGATTTTGTGGCTGCCAGCTTCACCCGCAGCGCCCAGGACATCCAGGAGATCCGCCGCCTGCTGAACGCGGGCGACTCCAAAATGCGCATCATCGCCAAGATCGAAAACCGCGAGGGCGTGGATAACATCGACGAGATCCTGGCCGCCGCCGACGCGGTCATGATCGCCCGGGGCGACATGGGCGTGGAGATCGACTTTACCGAGATCCCCATGATCCAGAAGAACATTATCTTCCACAGTTTTTCCAGCGGCAAGCCGGTCATCACGGCCACCCAGATGCTGGAGAGCATGATGGAGAACCCCCGCCCCACCCGTGCCGAAATCACCGACGTGGCCAACGCCATTTACGACGGTACCAGCGCCATCATGCTCAGCGGCGAAACCGCTGCCGGCAAGTACCCGGTGGAGGCGGTGCGCACCATGGCCGCCATCGCCGAGCGCACCGAGAATGATTCCAGCTATTTCGGCCACCTGCGCAAGGCCCCGGCCGACACCCGCATGAGCATTGCCGCCGCCACCGCCCATGCCGCAGCCACCACCGCGGCCGACATCAAGGCCGATGCGGTAGTCACCGTGAGCAAAAGCGGCGAAACCGCGCGCCTTTTGAGCAAGGTGCGGCCCGCTACCCCCATCATTGCCTGCGTGATGGAAGAGGCGGTGCAGCGGCATCTGGCGCTCTCGTGGGGTGTTACCCCGCTCATGATGCCCTATGCCCACGACACCGACGAATTGATCGACCTGTCGGTCAAGGCCGCCGAAGAAGCCGGCCTTGTGCAGAGCGGCGACCTGGTGGTGGTGACCGCCGGCGTGCCGGTGGGGGTTTCGGGCACCACCAACATGATCAAGGTGCACCTGGTGGGCGACTCGCTGCTCACCGGTGTGGGCGTGGGCGGCCAGAACGCCAAGGGCCGCGTGTGCGTGTGCCGCAACAACGATGAGGTGAATACCAAGTTCCAGCGGGGCGACGTGCTGGTGGTCCCCTACACCAACAACCGCATGCTGGACGCCATGAAGGAGGCCAGCGCCATCATTGTGGAGGAATCGGGCCTCAACAGCCACGCGGCCATTGTGGGCCTGGCGCTGGGCAAGGCCGTAATCGTGGGCGCTGCCGGCGCCACCCGCATCATGAAGGACGGCACCATGGTCTCGGTGGACTGCGAGCGCGGCATCGTGCAGAGCATGGCGCAGTAA
- the deoB gene encoding phosphopentomutase, producing the protein MKKRVFLIVLDSFGVGYEPDADRFGDVGANTLASIAADEHFVTPNLKKLGLFNLDGVDCGEPEPEVAGSYARLREASNGKDTTIGHWEIAGVESERALPTYPHGFPPELIAEYEKRTGRRVLCNKPYSGTEVLRDYGEEQMRTGGLIVYTSADSVFQVAAHEEVVPVEELYRCCQIARDMLVGEHGVGRVIARPFLGAGPQDFKRTANRHDYSLKPPAKTMLDYLKEAGKDVIGVGKIYDIFDGEGITEKLRTKNNAEGIQVMLELADREFEGLAFINLVDFDMVYGHRRNIPGYAAAAAEFDLGLGTLLEKLRPGDLVMITGDHGCDPGYTKTTDHTREYVPLLMAGPGVKENNGLGTVLGFGAIARTICSYFEIPAKLDGQDLAGKILE; encoded by the coding sequence TTGAAAAAACGCGTTTTTTTGATCGTTTTAGATAGCTTTGGCGTGGGGTATGAACCGGACGCCGACCGCTTTGGCGACGTGGGGGCCAATACCCTGGCGTCGATTGCGGCCGATGAGCACTTTGTGACGCCCAACCTGAAAAAGCTGGGCTTGTTCAATCTGGATGGGGTGGACTGCGGCGAGCCGGAACCCGAGGTGGCGGGGAGCTATGCCCGCCTGCGGGAGGCCAGCAACGGCAAAGACACCACCATCGGCCACTGGGAGATCGCCGGGGTGGAGAGCGAGCGCGCCCTGCCCACCTACCCGCACGGGTTTCCGCCCGAGCTGATCGCTGAGTACGAGAAGCGCACCGGCCGCAGGGTGCTGTGCAACAAGCCCTACTCCGGCACCGAGGTGCTGCGGGATTACGGTGAAGAGCAGATGCGCACCGGGGGGCTGATCGTTTACACCTCGGCCGACAGTGTATTTCAGGTGGCGGCCCACGAAGAGGTGGTGCCGGTGGAGGAACTGTACCGCTGCTGCCAGATTGCCCGCGATATGCTGGTGGGCGAGCACGGGGTGGGGCGGGTGATCGCCCGGCCGTTTTTGGGGGCCGGCCCGCAGGACTTTAAGCGGACCGCGAACCGCCACGATTACTCGCTGAAGCCCCCCGCAAAGACCATGCTGGACTATTTGAAAGAGGCCGGCAAAGATGTGATCGGCGTGGGCAAAATTTATGATATCTTTGACGGCGAGGGCATTACCGAAAAGCTGCGTACCAAAAACAACGCCGAGGGCATTCAGGTGATGCTGGAACTGGCCGACCGGGAGTTCGAGGGGCTTGCCTTTATCAATTTGGTGGATTTTGACATGGTCTACGGCCACCGCCGCAACATCCCCGGCTACGCCGCGGCCGCGGCCGAGTTTGACCTGGGGCTTGGAACGCTGCTGGAAAAGCTGCGCCCGGGCGACCTGGTCATGATCACCGGCGACCACGGCTGCGACCCTGGCTACACCAAGACCACCGACCATACCCGCGAGTATGTGCCCCTGCTGATGGCGGGCCCAGGGGTGAAAGAGAACAACGGCCTGGGCACTGTGCTGGGGTTTGGCGCTATTGCCCGCACCATCTGCTCGTATTTTGAAATTCCGGCCAAACTGGACGGGCAGGATCTGGCAGGTAAAATTTTGGAATGA
- the sanA gene encoding hypothetical protein has protein sequence MGKLHMPLKIIIVWVLAVFFLGDSILRSLRSNFNFGLLLVYLITGGLWVYGLFYRPIDAFCAAGAGRVLKILFFCGIGVLAALVAFVVASGYAQQPTGGERAIIVLGAGLRKDTPSDLLRRRLDAAFDAWSRDRQALVVVTGGQGRGETIPEGVAMARYLQQKGVPESQILVEQKSTSTEENLLFARELLAARGVDAGQPVAVVSNAFHCYRARGYARLVGFEEVRSVPASIGANSVLPCYLREAFAVLYYWVFKSSRAGWMARFVGTL, from the coding sequence ATGGGGAAATTGCATATGCCGCTGAAGATCATCATTGTGTGGGTGCTGGCGGTCTTTTTTCTGGGGGACAGCATCCTGCGCAGCCTGCGCTCGAATTTTAATTTCGGCCTGCTGCTGGTCTACCTGATCACGGGCGGGCTGTGGGTCTACGGCTTGTTTTACAGGCCCATCGACGCCTTTTGTGCGGCGGGGGCGGGCCGTGTGCTGAAGATCCTGTTTTTCTGCGGAATAGGGGTATTGGCCGCGCTGGTGGCCTTTGTGGTGGCCAGCGGGTATGCCCAGCAGCCCACGGGGGGCGAACGCGCGATTATTGTTCTGGGGGCGGGCCTTCGGAAGGATACGCCCTCGGATCTGCTGCGCCGCCGGCTGGACGCCGCATTCGACGCCTGGAGCCGGGACCGGCAGGCGCTGGTGGTGGTGACCGGGGGGCAGGGCAGAGGCGAAACCATTCCCGAAGGGGTGGCCATGGCGCGCTACTTACAGCAAAAGGGCGTGCCGGAGAGCCAGATCCTGGTGGAACAAAAAAGCACCTCCACCGAGGAAAACCTGCTTTTTGCCCGTGAGCTGCTGGCTGCGCGGGGCGTGGACGCGGGCCAGCCGGTGGCGGTGGTGAGCAATGCGTTCCACTGTTACCGCGCCCGCGGCTATGCCCGGCTGGTGGGCTTTGAAGAGGTGCGAAGCGTGCCCGCCTCGATCGGGGCGAATTCCGTTTTGCCCTGTTATCTGCGCGAGGCGTTCGCCGTGCTGTATTACTGGGTGTTCAAGAGCAGCCGAGCAGGCTGGATGGCGCGCTTTGTTGGCACGCTTTGA
- a CDS encoding ABC transporter ATP-binding protein, protein MAPIIRVEHLRKVYRVGKEKVIALNDINLAIEPGEICCIVGPSGSGKSTLLNQLAGLEKPTKGEVYIGKHAISSMTENELAKFRQEHLGFIFQSYNLLPSMTAAENVALPLMFKGVPRKKRLAMAKDELKRMGLGKRANHKPTEMSGGQQQRVGIARAFVAKPKVIFADEPTGNLDSSTTRQVLYRMLNMAKDNGITFVMVTHERDLSGCADRVITIKDGRVESDHLVNEQEKAANQAALFKDILETQQEAPPEPETSVPANSIKD, encoded by the coding sequence ATGGCGCCAATCATCCGCGTGGAGCATTTGCGCAAGGTATACCGGGTGGGCAAGGAAAAGGTAATCGCGCTGAACGATATCAACCTTGCCATTGAGCCGGGGGAGATCTGCTGTATTGTGGGCCCCTCGGGCAGCGGCAAATCCACCCTGTTAAACCAGCTGGCAGGCCTTGAAAAGCCCACCAAGGGCGAGGTATACATTGGCAAGCACGCCATCAGTTCCATGACCGAAAACGAGCTGGCAAAATTCCGGCAGGAGCACCTGGGTTTCATTTTCCAGAGCTATAACCTGCTGCCCAGCATGACAGCCGCCGAAAATGTGGCCCTGCCCCTGATGTTTAAGGGGGTGCCCCGCAAAAAGCGGCTGGCCATGGCAAAAGACGAGCTCAAAAGGATGGGGCTTGGCAAACGCGCCAACCACAAGCCCACCGAGATGAGCGGCGGCCAGCAGCAGCGCGTGGGCATCGCCCGCGCCTTTGTGGCAAAGCCCAAGGTGATTTTTGCCGACGAGCCCACCGGAAACCTGGACTCTTCCACCACCCGCCAGGTGCTGTACCGCATGCTGAACATGGCAAAGGACAACGGCATCACCTTTGTGATGGTGACCCACGAGCGGGATCTTTCCGGCTGCGCCGACCGGGTGATCACCATCAAGGACGGCAGGGTGGAGAGCGACCATTTGGTGAATGAACAGGAGAAGGCGGCCAACCAGGCCGCGCTGTTCAAGGACATTCTGGAGACCCAGCAGGAAGCCCCGCCGGAACCCGAAACAAGCGTTCCGGCGAACAGTATCAAGGATTGA
- a CDS encoding ABC transporter permease translates to MKISDLLKLSTDNLRRRKGRTALTVIGVVVGTFAIIVMISLGIASNAANEEMLQSWGDLTQVQINNYQWGASSGDIPALDDEMLEHIRTFAHVVAVTPMYQSNSLNAQIYAGKNDRYSAYVWNMYGVDMQALQAMEYQLVSGSFIPDDMNLGRKKIPVLIGEHMAYSFEDTRKSYNSGKRQRYWGETDAMGNPVPPFVDVEKDKMTLRLSAWDKNGNEKTQDFQLVVVGVFQQDDSKQYFTNSGMALRVADMKMLEAAYQKLSGGKSNNGGSYMITSDGQQLKQKDNGYESVYVKVDEVDNVSAVEAAIKELGYETYSMTQIREEMQAQVAKSQMILGGTAAVALLVAALNIANTMMMSIYERTKEIGVMKVLGCEIRKIRNMFLMEAGAIGLLGGVIGVVLSYGASYVLNNINTIMAFFGKEGVDLSGIMGGMGSMMGMGGNASISIIPPWLVLLGLGFSTLVGILSGLWPAHRATKISALEAIRHE, encoded by the coding sequence ATGAAGATATCTGACCTGCTGAAGCTCAGCACGGATAATCTTCGCCGCCGCAAGGGCCGCACGGCCCTGACCGTGATCGGCGTGGTGGTGGGCACCTTCGCCATCATTGTGATGATCAGCCTTGGCATTGCCAGCAATGCCGCCAACGAGGAGATGCTGCAGAGCTGGGGCGATCTGACCCAGGTGCAGATTAACAACTACCAATGGGGCGCTTCCAGCGGGGATATCCCCGCTCTGGACGACGAGATGCTGGAGCACATCCGCACCTTTGCGCACGTGGTGGCGGTCACCCCCATGTACCAGTCGAATTCCCTGAATGCCCAGATCTATGCGGGCAAAAACGACCGCTATTCGGCGTATGTTTGGAACATGTACGGTGTGGATATGCAGGCGCTGCAGGCGATGGAGTACCAGCTGGTCAGCGGCAGCTTTATCCCGGACGACATGAACCTGGGCAGAAAGAAGATTCCCGTGCTGATTGGCGAGCACATGGCCTATTCCTTTGAGGATACCCGCAAAAGCTACAACAGCGGCAAGCGCCAGCGCTATTGGGGCGAGACCGACGCCATGGGTAACCCTGTTCCGCCCTTTGTGGACGTGGAGAAGGACAAGATGACCCTGCGCCTTTCGGCCTGGGACAAAAACGGGAATGAAAAGACCCAGGACTTCCAGCTTGTGGTGGTGGGCGTGTTCCAGCAGGACGACAGCAAACAGTACTTCACCAACAGCGGCATGGCCCTGCGGGTGGCGGACATGAAAATGCTGGAAGCCGCTTATCAGAAGCTTTCCGGCGGCAAATCGAACAACGGCGGCAGCTATATGATTACCTCGGACGGCCAGCAGCTCAAGCAGAAGGACAACGGCTACGAGAGCGTGTACGTAAAGGTGGACGAGGTGGACAATGTGTCCGCTGTAGAGGCGGCCATTAAGGAACTGGGCTACGAAACCTACTCCATGACCCAGATCCGCGAGGAGATGCAGGCCCAGGTGGCAAAAAGCCAGATGATCCTGGGCGGCACGGCGGCCGTGGCCCTTTTGGTGGCGGCGCTGAACATTGCCAACACCATGATGATGTCGATTTACGAGCGCACAAAAGAGATCGGCGTGATGAAGGTGCTGGGGTGCGAGATCCGCAAGATCCGCAACATGTTCCTGATGGAGGCGGGCGCCATTGGCCTTTTGGGCGGCGTGATCGGCGTGGTTTTGAGCTACGGGGCCTCGTATGTGCTGAACAACATCAACACCATCATGGCCTTTTTTGGCAAGGAGGGTGTGGACCTGAGCGGTATTATGGGCGGCATGGGCAGCATGATGGGCATGGGGGGAAACGCCTCCATCTCGATCATCCCGCCCTGGCTGGTGCTGCTGGGGCTCGGCTTTTCGACCCTGGTGGGAATTTTGTCCGGCCTGTGGCCCGCCCACCGCGCCACCAAGATCAGTGCCCTGGAGGCCATTCGGCACGAATAA